A part of Flavobacteriaceae bacterium GSB9 genomic DNA contains:
- a CDS encoding gamma-glutamylcyclotransferase, which translates to MAIDYLFVYGTLLKDSKHDMAQFLEAHSECLGDAYFNGKLYMVSWFPGAVLSDNPSEKVYGRVFKLNKDPSIFEALNDYEGVGEHYPEPNLYRKERVTAYLSDGSELAAWVYIYNLSVSNLKQIASGKFFE; encoded by the coding sequence ATGGCAATCGATTACCTGTTTGTTTACGGTACGCTTCTTAAGGATTCCAAGCACGACATGGCCCAATTCCTGGAAGCACATTCCGAATGTTTGGGTGATGCTTATTTCAACGGGAAATTATATATGGTGTCATGGTTTCCAGGAGCTGTTTTGAGTGATAACCCATCCGAAAAGGTTTACGGAAGAGTGTTTAAGTTGAATAAAGACCCTAGTATTTTTGAAGCGCTAAATGATTACGAAGGTGTCGGGGAACACTATCCGGAGCCTAACCTATACCGTAAGGAGCGGGTGACCGCTTATTTAAGCGATGGGTCAGAACTTGCAGCTTGGGTTTACATTTATAATTTAAGCGTTTCTAATTTGAAACAAATTGCTTCAGGGAAATTTTTTGAATGA
- the ytxJ gene encoding bacillithiol system redox-active protein YtxJ yields the protein MGLLNKLFGNSETSKEEKTLSWIALNDLTQLEDIQQKSTAKTQVIFKHSTRCGISRMVKKQFEGDYKFSENEADLYYLDLISYRDISNDIANKFQVRHESPQLLVIKNGTVTVHDSHGAINNIDLSQHI from the coding sequence ATGGGATTATTAAATAAATTATTCGGTAATTCTGAGACGTCTAAAGAAGAAAAAACATTGTCTTGGATTGCCTTGAACGACTTAACTCAATTGGAGGATATTCAGCAAAAATCAACTGCCAAAACACAAGTCATTTTTAAGCATTCTACACGTTGCGGAATAAGCCGTATGGTAAAAAAGCAATTTGAAGGCGATTACAAATTCAGCGAAAATGAAGCCGATTTATATTATTTGGATTTGATTTCCTACCGAGATATTTCCAACGATATAGCCAATAAATTTCAAGTAAGACATGAATCACCGCAATTGTTGGTCATTAAAAATGGTACGGTAACAGTTCACGACAGCCATGGTGCAATTAACAATATTGATTTAAGCCAACATATATAA
- the clpB gene encoding ATP-dependent chaperone ClpB — protein sequence MNLNNYTIKSQEAIQQAQQIAQGFGHQQIENEHLFKGIFEVDENVLPFLLKKLNVNVSILQQALDKQLESFSKVSGGELMLSREAGKTLNEASIIAKKMKDDYVSIEHLILAVFKSNSKIAQMLKDQGVTEKTLTAAINELRQGERVTSQSQEDTYNSLNKYAKNLNQLAKDGKLDPVIGRDEEIRRILQILSRRTKNNPILVGEPGTGKTAIAEGLAHRIIDGDIPENLKDKQIFALDMGALIAGAKYKGEFEERLKAVIKEVTSSNGDIVLFIDEIHTLVGAGGGQGAMDAANILKPALARGELRAIGATTLDEYQKYFEKDKALERRFQKVTVNEPDTESAISILRGIKEKYETHHKVRIKDDAIIGAVELSQRYITNRFLPDKAIDLMDEAASKMRMEINSKPEELDVLDRKIMQLEIEIEAIKREKDEAKLKSLRSDLANLKEERNEINAKWKSEKEVVDNIQNTKQDIENYKLEAEKAEREGDYGKVAELRYGKIKQAQEQLEVYQKQLQEQSENSLIKEEVTYDDIAEVVAKWTGIPVTKMLQSEREKLLKLEDELHKRVVGQEEAIEAVSDSVRRSRAGLQNPQKPIGTFLFLGTTGVGKTELAKALAEYLFDDENAMTRIDMSEYQERHAVSRLVGAPPGYVGYDEGGQLTEAVRRKPYSVVLLDEIEKAHPDAFNILLQVLDEGRLTDNKGRVADFKNTIIIMTSNIGSELIQQHFDNTKDIETATEGAKVDVLGLLKKSVRPEFLNRIDDTIMFTPLSKENIIDIVGLQLKNVTKMIAKQGITFDATQEAISYLAEKGYNPEYGARPVKRVIQKEVLNALSKEILSGKVTTDSIILLDAFDDKLVFRNQGDLVEEEL from the coding sequence ATGAACCTGAATAATTATACTATAAAATCGCAAGAAGCGATTCAGCAAGCGCAGCAAATTGCGCAAGGCTTTGGGCATCAGCAAATTGAAAACGAACACCTTTTTAAAGGAATATTCGAGGTTGATGAAAACGTTTTACCGTTCCTCTTAAAAAAGTTGAATGTTAACGTTTCTATACTGCAACAAGCTTTGGATAAACAGCTAGAAAGTTTCTCGAAAGTTTCTGGTGGTGAACTCATGCTATCTCGTGAAGCCGGAAAAACACTTAACGAAGCATCTATCATCGCTAAAAAAATGAAAGATGATTATGTGTCTATCGAGCATTTGATTTTAGCTGTTTTTAAATCGAACAGTAAAATAGCGCAGATGCTAAAAGACCAAGGGGTAACTGAAAAAACCCTTACAGCCGCCATTAATGAGCTAAGACAAGGCGAACGTGTTACTTCGCAAAGCCAAGAAGACACTTATAATTCATTGAATAAATACGCTAAAAATCTAAACCAATTGGCTAAAGATGGTAAGTTGGATCCTGTGATTGGTCGTGATGAAGAAATCCGTAGGATTCTCCAAATTTTATCACGTCGTACCAAAAACAATCCCATTTTGGTGGGTGAGCCCGGTACAGGTAAAACAGCCATTGCCGAAGGTTTGGCGCATCGTATAATTGATGGCGACATTCCAGAAAACCTAAAGGACAAGCAAATTTTTGCCCTTGATATGGGCGCATTAATTGCTGGTGCGAAATATAAAGGTGAATTTGAAGAACGCCTAAAAGCCGTAATTAAAGAAGTAACAAGCAGCAATGGCGACATTGTGCTGTTTATAGACGAAATCCACACCTTGGTTGGTGCTGGTGGCGGACAAGGCGCTATGGATGCCGCCAATATATTAAAACCGGCTCTGGCCCGTGGTGAGTTACGCGCTATTGGAGCGACTACTTTAGACGAATACCAAAAGTATTTTGAAAAAGATAAGGCACTTGAGCGTCGTTTCCAAAAGGTAACCGTTAACGAACCCGATACCGAAAGTGCAATTTCAATTTTGCGAGGTATTAAAGAGAAATACGAAACACACCACAAAGTACGTATTAAAGATGATGCCATTATTGGTGCGGTTGAATTGTCGCAACGCTACATTACCAACCGTTTTTTGCCCGATAAAGCCATCGACTTGATGGATGAAGCGGCCTCAAAAATGCGTATGGAAATCAACTCCAAACCCGAAGAACTGGATGTTTTGGATAGAAAAATCATGCAGCTTGAAATTGAAATTGAAGCCATTAAACGTGAAAAGGATGAAGCGAAGCTTAAAAGTTTACGTTCCGATTTGGCGAACTTAAAAGAAGAGCGCAACGAAATCAATGCCAAGTGGAAAAGTGAAAAAGAAGTCGTTGACAACATCCAAAACACAAAACAGGATATTGAAAACTATAAATTGGAAGCTGAAAAAGCAGAACGCGAAGGCGATTACGGTAAAGTTGCCGAACTGCGATACGGTAAAATAAAACAAGCGCAAGAGCAGTTGGAAGTTTATCAAAAGCAGCTACAGGAGCAAAGTGAAAATTCACTGATAAAAGAAGAAGTGACCTATGATGATATCGCCGAAGTTGTTGCCAAATGGACAGGTATCCCTGTAACCAAAATGCTTCAAAGCGAACGCGAAAAGCTATTAAAGCTTGAAGACGAACTTCATAAACGAGTAGTTGGACAAGAAGAAGCTATTGAAGCCGTGAGTGATTCTGTACGTAGAAGTCGGGCCGGTTTACAAAACCCTCAAAAACCCATCGGAACATTTTTGTTCTTGGGTACTACAGGTGTTGGTAAAACCGAATTGGCAAAAGCCTTGGCCGAATATTTGTTCGACGACGAAAACGCCATGACCCGAATAGACATGAGTGAATACCAAGAACGTCATGCGGTAAGCAGATTGGTTGGTGCGCCCCCAGGATACGTAGGATATGATGAAGGTGGCCAGTTAACCGAAGCGGTAAGAAGAAAACCATATTCGGTGGTGCTACTCGACGAGATTGAAAAAGCGCATCCCGATGCTTTCAACATCTTGTTACAAGTATTGGATGAAGGTCGATTAACAGATAACAAAGGACGTGTGGCCGATTTTAAAAACACCATCATTATCATGACCTCCAATATCGGAAGTGAATTGATACAGCAACATTTCGACAACACAAAAGATATTGAAACGGCCACAGAAGGTGCGAAAGTTGATGTTTTAGGCTTGTTGAAAAAATCGGTTCGTCCAGAATTTTTAAACCGTATTGACGACACAATCATGTTCACACCATTAAGCAAGGAAAACATTATTGACATTGTTGGTCTACAGCTTAAAAACGTAACCAAAATGATTGCAAAACAAGGTATTACTTTTGATGCTACCCAGGAAGCCATAAGCTATTTAGCCGAAAAAGGGTACAACCCAGAGTATGGTGCCAGACCCGTAAAACGCGTTATCCAGAAAGAAGTGCTCAATGCATTAAGCAAAGAGATACTCTCTGGAAAAGTAACCACAGACAGCATCATTTTATTGGATGCGTTTGACGATAAATTGGTTTTTAGAAACCAAGGCGACCTTGTAGAAGAAGAACTTTAA